A DNA window from Enterobacter asburiae contains the following coding sequences:
- the fhuC gene encoding Fe3+-hydroxamate ABC transporter ATP-binding protein FhuC — MQDIQTQPDTTFTLNHLSFRVPGRTLLHPLSLTFPAGKVTGLIGHNGSGKSTLLKMLGRHQPPSEGDILLDDQPLESWSSKAFARKVAYLPQQLPQAEGMTVRELVAIGRYPWHGALGRFGVADREKVEEAIALVGLKPLAHRLVDSLSGGERQRAWIAMLVAQDSRCLLLDEPTSALDIAHQVDVLALVHRLSQQRGLTVIAVLHDINMAARYCDYLVALRGGEMIAQGTPAELMRSETLEHIYGIPMGILPHPAGAAPVSFVY; from the coding sequence ATGCAGGATATTCAAACGCAACCCGACACCACCTTTACGCTCAATCATCTCTCCTTTCGCGTACCCGGGCGCACGCTGCTGCATCCGCTCTCTCTGACGTTCCCTGCCGGTAAAGTGACGGGCCTGATTGGTCACAACGGTTCCGGTAAATCCACGCTGCTCAAAATGCTGGGGCGCCATCAGCCGCCTTCAGAAGGCGATATTCTGCTGGATGACCAACCGCTGGAGAGCTGGAGCAGTAAAGCCTTTGCCCGCAAAGTGGCCTATCTGCCGCAGCAGCTGCCACAGGCGGAAGGGATGACGGTGCGCGAGCTGGTGGCGATTGGGCGTTATCCGTGGCACGGAGCGCTTGGGCGTTTCGGCGTCGCCGACAGAGAGAAGGTGGAAGAGGCGATTGCGCTGGTCGGGCTAAAACCGCTGGCGCACCGTCTGGTGGATAGCCTGTCCGGCGGCGAACGTCAGCGCGCGTGGATCGCGATGCTGGTGGCGCAGGACAGCCGCTGTCTGCTGCTGGATGAACCGACCTCTGCGCTGGATATCGCCCATCAGGTCGACGTCCTGGCGCTGGTGCATCGCCTGAGCCAGCAGCGTGGCCTGACGGTCATTGCGGTCCTGCACGACATCAACATGGCCGCGCGCTATTGTGACTACCTCGTCGCGCTGCGCGGGGGCGAGATGATTGCCCAGGGGACACCGGCAGAGCTGATGCGCAGCGAAACGCTGGAACATATTTACGGTATTCCGATGGGTATTCTGCCTCACCCGGCCGGGGCTGCACCGGTGAGCTTTGTCTACTGA